Part of the Rhinoderma darwinii isolate aRhiDar2 chromosome 2, aRhiDar2.hap1, whole genome shotgun sequence genome, GACTACATGAACAGCTGGCGCAACAATGTGACGACGGAGGGCAAGGAATTACAGGACACACTCAGCACTGAGAATTTCGACTATGTCATCCTGTATCTCATGGTGATGATTGGGATGTTCTCCTTTATCATTGTGGCCATCTTAGTGAGCACCACTCGGTCCAAGAGACATAAATACCTGGACGACCCGGATCCTTACAGCAGATACATCGCCAATGACAGCCCTGAGAGGAAGGGAATGACCCTGGAAAACCCAGGCGCCAAATCTTACACTGCTCCCATGTCACCATAGACAAAGGGCCAATGGGGTGAAGAAATACATCTTATCTCAACACCTTGACTCTCCTCTTAATCTTATTGCTTGCATATTCTTATTTGAGAAAGGTCTTCCAGGATGCTAGAATTCATTGTACAATTTTTTATTCCCCGCCATGTAAACTTCTCAGTTAGAAGTCATGCACTCCCTGTATCTGAGACACATGGATAGGGAATATAAGGCCCATAGAGTTCTAAAGGTCAATACTGTACCTCCATGGGAATCTGAGGGAAGAAAAAGCATGGCATATCCTATCACATGCCATATTACGGAGGTAACATGGCTTCAAGAATACAATATGGTGCCTTTCTAAGCCCCTACATGACGGCACACAAATCCATAATTTGGACCCATAGTGCTACCCATGAGCTCCATGTGGTTCTGTACACATGGCATTCAGACGCGGAAGGGTTTATTCCCAGTAGCTGATCAGGAGTGGTCTGACCATTGGAGCATTAGGGCAATGCCCAAAAGTCAATGGGACCCAAAGGGTCCCATAGCCTCACAATcgggatttgaaaaaaaataaaaattatgaaaacaAGATATCCGTGAAATACAAGTCACTGTGTTAACCCTGCTCACGCGTACTTTTGCCTAGGGGCCCAGATACAGATGGCACCAGACTGGTAAACCATCTGCCCAGCCGGTATTAACCCTGGGAGCCTggtgtcacaaatttttttttgatgGCCAACAAAACGTGCTGGGGTATTTTCTTAAAAAGTGCTTGCACGGTCAGCTTACTCCTTATTTGGATTGTATACTCCTCCTTTGTCAGGCTGCCTAGGTCTAAGAACGTCAATGGCGGCAGTAATAGGGCAAGGGTGGGATTGGTGTCGGCGGGATATTGCAACGGGCAGGGCACCACAGAGACACGCACATTCACCAGCCGAACATGCGCACGAGAGTAGAGGTAGAATGAGGAAAAAACTGGCAGTGTTagtgggagttcacacagagttttttgacgagtcagaaaatggccgaaaatgcctcccattgatt contains:
- the KCNE2 gene encoding potassium voltage-gated channel subfamily E member 2, with the translated sequence MYVSSNLTQSLENAFKKVFGDYMNSWRNNVTTEGKELQDTLSTENFDYVILYLMVMIGMFSFIIVAILVSTTRSKRHKYLDDPDPYSRYIANDSPERKGMTLENPGAKSYTAPMSP